The sequence below is a genomic window from Vigna radiata var. radiata cultivar VC1973A unplaced genomic scaffold, Vradiata_ver6 scaffold_7, whole genome shotgun sequence.
attaagaattaaagaacaaaaaatactagaaactatttttttttatatttttaagatttatctcttttcatttaagaaatatttagagaataataaaacaagaacaaactaaaaaccatatttaattattaaaaagaaagatgtcgTAAAAATctctaaaaccatttttttattttgtaatttttcttttttttattctttatttttgtagtaTTGAAAGCAtgtgtaataaatattaaagtgcaataatgaaacaaatttataaataaaattacaaaaacaaggAATGTGAGGATATAAAATTACAAGGAGTTATATGCAATAAAAACttgataatcaaataataaaaaataaatcatgaaataagacaaaagtaTAGGTTTAGAGAAAACCAGGGTGCATGCAACCCGAAgcccttttctttctgttcccttacgttctcttcttgaaattgaattttctctttctctttttttttttcttatgctcTTTTCCCAAAGTTCAATCCTCTTCCCCTCTCTTGTTTAcgaggtgcatatttatatacacacatttgtaatattactgtgatcttgccttaatggcgaattaattgacatttaacaaaataggaaaagaaatggtctaataaatcaaattataataattgttagaaaattgtccattaaaaggaaatcatatttttcttgaaactaaatgcagcaatcaatatattactttttaattattgcttgtaattattgtcataatgctgattcaaattattaccaaataaaataaaaattcaaaaatattttattaatgacttATGGgcaattttccaaaaaaattaaatttttttcttttcattttttcacgtgcaccccccttttttcctttttttccttccttcttttttcttttgttttttttctttttttcattttttcctttttttctttttcttttctatttacgttttttttctttcattatcttCCTTTTCCGGtttacttttttcctttttcttttttttattctttcttttctttttccttttttttttcgttttctattttttctttccttcttttttcctccatttttttcttttgttattttttctttttctttctttttttttcttttttcagttttttttttcaaaaataatatagaaaataaaatcaaataatattaaaaaaactaaattaaatatcaatagtaaaatataaattaaaaataataaaacaaaataaaaataaaataaaaataaaaataaaaataaaaaaaaattaaaaacaaatcttattatttaattatccggacgaaattgggtgttgacactaggcaacgacctagggtcatttttgggttgaaacaaccaaaagaaattcacaagacgccgctttttctagGAGacagctagcaaatggagaatgtgttactacgttaccccaagaaaggaacaaaactgcactaaaacacaacacaaagaaagcaaattttaatcagttgaactagaagataatcgatgaaagactaaacaaagtttaaacagtaagcataaaaaaaaaaccacgcacctgggatgcaatgtcgtaagagagaaaaaggagaggaggaagacaatattagaaactgaatgccgcgaagagtttgcggtttatttaaaatgaaattgggcatCGGTTTCTCCAGAAAGCAACGTCTACAGttacctagacgtcggttatctcactaatatgacgtccaagttaacatttaaactgactttttgaatatccattagacgtcggtttcgaggggagccgacgtctaggaagctaaaccgattgacgtttgatttcctgtcagggatgttcacgacagttgtgatggggcgccgacgtctataataatgtagacgtcggtgcccttctaGTCGACGTCTAATGCCCTCGAGTtgggtgaacataattaattacaggcacaaaGACATCGCTTCCCctcaacaccgacgtctaaattgaagaattttttggcttcccgccttccagacaggccttagacgttgCTTCCCCTCAACATTGACGTCACTAGACTGTCCtctcacctacctcaggccattagaagTCGTTTTGCGGTAGTGgggacgtctacaatatcatagacgtcgccttacctTAAAATCGACGTCTAATTTACCAagttatttacgataatgccaccgtatACGTCGGGTTACCAAAAAATCGACGTCTTCTGGTTGACGTtcaacaacgtttttgcactagtgagttCATTCTTGAATAAGATTTTCTTTTACGGAGGTCTTCCCCTTAAGAGCTTCCTAAACGAAggggtaaaaaaaaatgtctcagTCTTCAAAGTTCCATCTTAAATAAGTTGGGACTAGGGTTAAGGTAGGGTTGGTCTCATTcaaagatttaatttaattattaaaaatattgtcgAGTCGGCCACGACTGAAATTCGGTCAAATTTGACAGATCTAGCCTTGACCAAAATTTGTTCGAATTTGACGTAGTCGACCTTGACTAAAATTTGGCTGAATTCAAATAAGTTAACCCCAATCGAAATTTGGCCAAATTCAAAAGAGATTACACTAACCAAAATTTGCCAAATTTGGTTAGTCGTCCTCGATCAAAATTTAGTTGAATTTGACCAAGGACACCACGTCATGCCTCTCTTTTCCAGGGGCTCACTCCACAAACTTTACCCCTCCACAAATCCACAAATGGACGTTGTCGCATGTCACATGTATCCTTTATGGAATGGTTGACCAcatccttcttttcttccttaatCGATAAGAGGGTCCATGACCGTGTACGTCAAGTATCCTCCACCTATAAATATGTGTCTTCTTGACGGAATACCGCTTGAGAACccttcatcttttttattttttacatttttcaatttattgcACTTTTAGCTTGTAAGGAGCATGGGTCTTATAAATACCTAGCTCCTCCCTtgtattctttaattttgagcATAATGAGAATTTGATTTCTGTTGAGAAACTCCAGATAAAATCCTATCTTGAAAGCCAAGCTAGAGAATCCAAGAGATCCGCCTCTAGCCACCTTACAAGGACACTACCTCCATTTCTCATTTCTCCTTTTATCCATTGGCGCTTCTCTCCACGCTAATTCATTCTCTCGCTGCCACATCTTCAATCATGGGTTTAGCCTTCAATACGCGTCAACGCCTTCCTTCCACATCATTTGGTTTCTCCATCTCGAGCATCAGAAACCACGTCGCATTCCTTATTCGCGCAACCGAGAGCATTTTCTCTCGAGAGAGCGCCTCTCCTCTTTGCCAACCATTCTCATCACAAAACCACCTCGACTCCTTCGTAAGTCTCCATCGCCTTCACATATCCATCTTCTTCCACTATTTCTTTCGATTCCCACCGATCAAAAGTCGTTCTCGccatttattttcactttcctcCGTTCAATCCACTTTTCCACCGATTGAAACTTTGTTTCCACCATTAGGACCTTTTCACCTTTCAATCTCCATTTCTCATCGATTAATTGGTTCGTTCTAGGGTTTTCGGTCCATAATAGGTTTTCTACTTTCTATAGATCAAACCTTAGATCCTTGAGTCTAGTGAGTTTGATCTCACTTTTGGTCCGATTAGGTTTCCAATTCAAGTTCTCCTTTGAGTCAGTCTTCGATCTCAACTCTCTCTTTGTTCCGTTGTGTTTTCTCTCATTGGAGGAACCTTCGAGGAGCATTTCCTACGTTCGTGTCACTTTAATTGATCTCCTCCTCAGGCTCTTCCATCAGTTGGCATCCAGAGCCATGTTCGAGCACGCGTCAACAAATAAGTATTTATATCtcgaattttcttcttttcttgtgttgtttcaaatttttgtttctcGCGTCAGTCTTGATTCATGTGTTGATTTGTTGTCTTGTTTTGATTCTTTGTGTTTAGTTTCTACATTGTTCTTTATTCGTTTGTATTGTCTTATGGTTTAATCCTCTGTTTTGTGCATTTTCTTGAGTATTATGCTTAATGTTGCTCATGAACTGTTTGATTAAAGGTCTGAATAAGATTCAATATGTTTGTTCATTCTTGAATCTACATTTATGTGTTTAGGTTTCTAAATTCTGATAAGGTTGCTTGATCTGTGTTTGTTTTAAACTTTGAGTTTGTGCGTTCATTCTTATCTCATTTTAGTTCGGTTCATTTTGTTTGATTGAGTCTTTTGATTTCTGAATCATTTCTGTTGTGTCTAAGtcatgttaattttctttttctgtctaGAAATTTCATGTAATTATGATATGGAATTGTAATGGTCTACTTGTATGTTCAAATTGCATTCCAAATGAGTTGTGACAATATCAATTGAGAGCTCGAATGCAATCACTGACTAGTAGAACTAATTTGCCATTTctattgtgaatttttttttggtttaatttgtTGCTTTGAAGCTCAACATCTGAATCAGCATTGGTTTCAAATTCTTATATGTTGTGCAAAGTTGAGCTAGTAGCAAGTGCAAACACATAAGAGCAATGACATGCTAGGCATGAGCTTGGTTGCAGTTGTGCAAATTCcagttaaaacaattttagttGTTGACTGATCTGTAAAGCTTTGTTTaagtctagttttttttttcattttaaatctaGTTTTAGCACTTAGATAATTTCTATTCATATTCTGCGTTATTATGACGTTTGTTCCACTTTAATTGTTGTTTCTAAGTTTAGTTAGCTGATCAAAAGCTATTTGATTCATTGAGTCAAAATTTGAGTGGTTCAGTTGCTTAATTTAAGTAATTTGAGGGTTGACTAAGTCAAATTTTGAGATAGTGTGTTTATGCATCCAATTGCTTTACAAACAAGTTTGTTTTAGTTATTTGAAACTGATGATGCAAAGAAACCACAGGTTAGTTGCTCTAAGAATTTTCACTCTTTAAACCACCAAATTTTTTACCATTGTTTTCTTTAACAAGTTGTTGTTTTTGTGTTCTGAATTTTGGAATTGGTGTATTTGAAATTGTGTTGTTATTGTAGGAAAAGCTTGCTCATTTTGtttacatgtaaaaaaattcaaaagaaacatTTACATAGTTCTAAAAACTGGCGCCCAAGCATGGAACGACACTAGAAAACTAACGCTCAGCGTCCCAGGAAAGGTGCCCAGGCGTGAATGCGAGGCTTCAGTGCTGAGGGCCTCAGAAAGGGGTAGTCAGGCGTCAATGCGTGCCTCTGGCGCTGAGGGCCCCAGAAAAAGGCGCCCAAGCGTCCTGCGATCTTCCTTTCTGATGTTTTTGCAATCCTTtctgagttccaactcctttgtacttcaactcctcttccaaatcatctaaatttcctacaaaatcaaggaaattagtgataaaatcataaagtataacctcaactcaccttattcacaaaataaactaaaatcaaaggattaagcaagtttctaagtcaaaaagggttcattaagtatcaaatttaagtcataGATAACGGTGAAATCAATTGTTATCATAAAGTAGAGTAGAATTTTATATTGCCTGATTGCCTTTGATTTTTATGTTCACGTTTAAGGATGGTTTAGGCTAAAAAGGATTAAACTCTAAGCCTTGTCACAATAGAGTTCGAAAATTAGGAGTCTAGTTTTGAtcatttgtgtttgtttgagtagtgtccttttattttaaaggtaATTTTAGTTTAAGGGGTAATTTTAGTTTAGGCTAAGACATTTTTGGCAAGGTAGGACTTGATACTTAAGCAGTCTTCTTgactcacctctcttacctgggactTGTCTAAGTGTGAATCTTGTATACCTTTTAGACTAGAAAAACTTTTAGAAACAAAGATGTCATATTCTAGTTCATATATGTCGTTTACTTCGTATAGGTCATCTAGGATTGATAATGGGTATTATAATTCATATATTGCGGATGATTTGTATACTCAAGCTAGGAGACTTtcattctttggtaaagatatAGATGCCTTAACATACCTAGTTTGGGAAAAGGAAATTGATAAAATGCATCCATTCCTTGTTAGACAAAGTGAGATTGAATCCAATAAtcccatttttctttctagataGTGTGAATCTCGTGTTCTTAGTTTATATTTCTCTAGGTTAGAAAagcatgcaagagagtggtggaaTGAGAGGCAATATTGGGTTAATAAAGGTAGGAAATCCACCATTGATAATTGGTATGAATTAAGAGCTTGCaggagaagaaagtttgtgcctccttcaattaaaaaaaacctGGAACTCATGAGAGATAGTATTCAAGAGGGAAAAACATTCTTGAAATTATAAAAGACCATGGTTTCCTTCTTCAAGAGCTAGAATTTAGAAACAGACTTCAGGAGTTATAGgttaagaaaatagaaagagagattaaagatgagagagagaaaaaaaaagagagaagagaaaaataagtaaGTGTTGGAAtttccacatcgactagagatgaggccatttaagtgtatataagtgggtgcaaacctcaccctacaagccggttttgtggggttgagttaggcttaaagtccacttctaacatggtatcagagccatgactGGAGCCCATCCTAGCGATTTCTGTTATCGTTGGGCATATTgatccacccgctatcgggccgctatcggaccacccattaaaaagtctaatcccacgctcgagatgtatatacctcggcgtgaggggggtgtgttggaattcccacatcgactagagatgaggccatttaagtgtatataagtgggtgcaaacctcaccctacaagccggttttgtggggttgagttaggcttaaagtccacttctaacagtaaggaaagaagaagagagaagagagaaagaaaagagagggaaagaagaagaagagagaaaggaagaagagagacaagaaagagagaaaggaagaagagagacaagaaaaagagagaagagaagaggaaaagagaagagaagaagaaaaaagtaaagaagaggaaaaaagagagaatgagCAATTGCTACTGAAGCCAACTTCTACTCTTACAATAACTATGGAACCTAAAAGGGAATGTTTCcaattctttacttcttttccaaTTATTATGCATTCTTcaactattaatttttatttcaaatcaaTTGTCATTCCATATTCTGAGTAATccttttcaaaatatggcaATCTGACTCTTGAGTTAATGTTACCCTTGTGGAAACaagaaactcaagataaaaataaaataccttGTGAATATGGATTTCTAAATTTTTCTAAGactataaacataatataagaagtctttattctcttatttttataaaaaaatttctttcttggatcgatattaatcataaatatatttgttgtgTATTGTAGATTTgtgtttgatccaggaggaagtCAATTGGTTCTAAAAGAATAAAGGAATAAGGCCACTCCAAGATGGCCATGCTCCTAACACTGTGTGGAGCTTCATCACAAGGTGATTGCCAGGTTTAAGGacaaatcttattttaagagggagggaatgatggaaTACTGCCTAAGAACCcttcatctttttctatttttacatttttcagtGTATTGCACTTTTAGCTTGTAAGGAGCATGGGTCTTATAAATACCTAACTCCTCCCTTGTATTATTTACTTTTGAGCATAATGAGAATTTGATTTCTGTTGAGAAACTCCAAATAAAATTCTCTTTTGAAGgtcaggctagagagtccaagagATTTGCCTCTAGCCACCTTACAAGCACACTACGTCCATTTCTCATTTCTCAATTTATCCATTGGTGCTTTTCTCCACATTGATCCATTCTCTCACTGCCACATCTTCAGCCACACGTTCAGCCTTCAGTACGCGTCAGCGCCTTCCTTCCACATCATTTGGTTTCTCCATCTCGTGCATCAGAAACCACATCTCATTCCTCCTTCGCATAACCGAGAGCATTTTCTCTCTCGAGAGCGCCTCTCCTCTTTTCAACCATTCTCATCACAAAACCACCTTGACTCATTCGTAAGTCTCCATCGCCTTCACAGATCcatcttcttccattatttttttcgATTCCCACTGATTAATAGTCGTTCTCGccatttattttcactttcctcCGTTCAATCCACTTTTCCACCGATTGAAACTTTGTTTTCCACCATTAGAACCTTTTTCACTGTTCAATCTCCATTTCTCACTGATTAATCGATTCGTTCTAGGGTTTTCGGTCTAGAATATGTTTTCTACTATGTTTTAGGGTATTCTACCGATCAAACCCTAGATCCTTGAGTCTAGTGAGTTTGATCTCACTTTTGATTCGATTAGGTTTCTAGTTCAAGTTCTCCTTTGATTCAGTCTTTGGTCTCAACTCTCTCCTTGTTCTGCTACGTTTTCTCTCATCGGAGGAAGCTTCGAGGAGCACTTCTTACGTTTGCATCATGCCAATCGGTCTCCTCCTCAAGCTCTTCCATCAGTTCCTCTCCTCCAAATCAAACCTTTACTCGCTCTCCGATCTTCTATCTTCTCTTATCAAAGATTCTTTGTTCTTGAGCTTACTTGTTAGTTTTGAGTTCTTTAATGTCAAGAAGTTTCTATTATTTCTTGAAGAGATTGGATAATATAATGCAAATAAATCCTAAGACTAGTAATCATCCACATCTTAGGAAATTAACTCTTGTTTATATTCTCAACGAGTTTTGTTGTAAAATCTacttaatatttattcttattaaataaattacttaagaggtgatatttaaagataaagatttcgttacaaaaaatattttcctatacCTATTacgattaaaaacatataataaattactaaaagacttataatatttacattcatttaacatacctaacaaaaagtaaaataatcataagagtgaatttttgtgttttttaaaagaaaaataaaaaataagaaaaaataatttaaaataaatataaaaaattgatatgtGTGAATAGCATATTTGTCTTACTCAAATCTTCTTAAAGGAGAAAAAGACTATCATCACCCGGTGTCAATAGACAGAACTCGTCGTATATGTTTAGGACGACAATGTTACAATCCTACATAAGAGTTTTTTAAGCTGCTCCATGTCGTGGTTAAGTTTTTATGTTCTCACATCTAATAAACTAGGTTGAGTTCTTTTTGTATTTAACTCTTAACAAATAATATCTAAAGAAAAGAAGTAGAAACcccttttattttgtatatttaaagtACACCGGGACTCAAGTTGGTGAAATTCAATCTATTCTTATGAAACAAAGAAATGATCCAACAGCCATCATATCACCTGAAAATCGCCACTTACTAGTAAAGTATCCATATATTGGAATATTCCGGTCACCACTTATTGCACCatacatatacacatatatataattaaacatgttGATGACCATATGAAGAAGAACATGGATCAAACTGAACGCAAGAACATGTGAAAGAGGGTCTCGAATTTTTCCATTTCCTTGGGAGGAAGAGCCACTATAATGTTGATCCCATCATCACCACCTGCGCCAAAGGGAGGAATCAACAGAATAATATCCTTCCGATGATGCACCAGAGGGCAACAATACTTTGGCTTCCCCCATGGATACTCCACCTTTTCAAACCCTAATCTCCACCACGAAGACACCAAAACATCCCCACGTGGAAACCCATCACGCAGCTCTCCCCGGTCTATAAAAGACCTCGCATACTCATCACTCATTCTCTCTGCACCCTCTTTCACCATCTCCACCAACCTTGAAAACTCACCCTTCTCCAACTCCTCGTATTTCGCCGAAGCATACGCCGTTAACACGGCGTTGCCAGCGAAGCCTTCCGGCAACGGAGGGTTTAGTTTTGAACGTATGTCCACCGCGAATAGTACGGTCGAGGATCCAGCAGGGTCATACGGTGCTGATAAGGCCTTGCACCGCCATATATGAGCGGTGATAACGTTAAACCCGCTGTTGCTGGCGTTGGTGCTTCCCTTTGCTTTCTCCTTGAGGCTCAGGATGTCTTTTGAAGTCAGTTTCAAAATCCTAAAGTCGACTTCTTCTTTGGAAGCATCAAAGACGCTGGACTCAATACCTGTTGGTGACTGATCGAGTTTGATCAACTCGGGGTTCGGGAAGGTTACACGTGGTGGTGATCGTGCGGCCAGCAGGTGCCTGTCGTGGCAGGGTATCACAGCCAAGGGCTTATTAGCAGCTAGTGCCGCAAGGTTGTCCAAGAAGGTTTTGAAGCTAAGTCCGTCAAAGGCTGCGTGGCTGGTTGTGAAGCCCATTGCGAAGCCACCACAGTCAAAGGATGTCAGCTGTAAAGTTAATGTAACATCatcaattcattaattattgttttaacgTTGTACTCATGCTTCaaatttaatgcttttatgTGATGTTAAAACCATAATACGTCATCATTAATATATTGGGATTGATATTTTCATtgggaaaaacttcttttaaccacatttttttaacaactttttgacaatgcgtgaaagtttgtgattggtccgttttaaatattttttaaacataaattcaaatagatcaataaaatgatgacacgtgtcccgttgtaaaaaaaattgtcaaaaaatgttgtgaaaatatcattgtGAAGTGTGATTGATTTATATATGTGGACTAAATTCTGCGAACATTGGAGATGGtcctaatttaaatttaatgcgTGATTTCATTGTAATAAAACTAAGCCACAAATGCTTGAGCAATTATAGTTGATGCaatataatctttaattatCAAGACTGATTTTTCGGCTACCTAGCAAGTATGGGCGAACATGATCTAATTAATCTCTTAATTACATTGTAattgtgaaatttttaaaaccttttatttatttattcgttgggtttaaaattcaaaatgcatgtaatgtaaaaattgaaaattttcataactatttattaggataaaaaagttattatatttcttagtcttatataaaaatttagaagacATACAAATGATAGAAAGAGTAGTTATTTCTGGACATTTTGATAAGgggttaaaaaaagaaaaatgatattttaacaccaatttttgacactattttgacactgtacacgtgttaaaatgtagttggacgatttcaaattaaaaaaagctgagacaagagcatatttggaagaaaaaaaccaaagtttttttttttaatttgaaatcatccaactacattttaacacgtgtacagtatcaatatagtgtcaaaaaattgatgttaaaatatcattttccttaaaaaaggaaaattaagtCGAACACATATAGGGCAAAGGGCAAAGAACTGCAGTTATTAAACTATGGTGCATTTTGGCCACCAAAAGATAAACTATAGTTACCTGCACAGCGCATAGTGGAAGATCCTGACTCTTGTGAATCAATTGTGCATAAGCTGGATTGGGATAAGCCAAGTCTCCAATCTCACTTAACTTGTGCTTACTTGAAGCCACCACAAACGCAGCACCTTTTGCGTTGCAATCTATCTCTAATCTTTTGGTTTCAGGATTCAGTCTCAACCTTCCGGCTAAGAAGGAATAATGCACAAGAGCATCCTCCAGGGCCTTCTTCAACTTCTCAGCCACCTTTTGGAATGAAAAAGCTTTGTTTGCTGCGAAGAAGTGAAGCGTGTCCACATCAAAGTTTACTACCCGGTCTATGTTTGATAGGAAGAAGGACTTCTTCTCCATTTCTTTGGATGGAAAAATGGTTGAAGTTTTGTGGATTGTCACCTTCAGATCTTGAACAACTGATGCAGATTTTAGGCAAGAGGTTCCCATGTTTGAAAAACTGAACCAAAGTGTGTAGTGTTCTTACGCAGTGAGTATGTGTGTTGTTGTGGTTTTGGCCTTGACCTTATATATACACAAACACGTAGTGGGCATCATCTTTGCGGAAGCATGCAACGTGCACACCATGCACCATGTACCATAACGTGCTTTTATGAGCATTGAATTCACCGGAGGTTCAGATTGTTACACGATTTCTAATGCCAGAAAATCATCATCGCGTTTCGTATTTCGTAAGTACAAAGGAAAAAGACTGAAGCCCAAAAAATGGATAAGTATAAAAGCAAATGAAGTAGAATAAATGAAAGTTATTAATTTGGaaagaagtaaaataaaacaaattatttttaaaatattattactattatttattttattattaatattacattattattcttattattagaatatacaactaaaataaaataattaaagagtCTTACATCATTATGACATTCTCATAATATTATGAGAAGAGATTTTAGttgaaaatcattattatattaggttctatttttttttaaaaaaaaaataattatatgggTGGTCTCTTCTTTCAGGCAAGTGTGTCTATTTAATCTCCATTTTAAAAATAGTGtaaattttgttctcaaatgtGTTAACGTGTATCAATCAAGCTTATTTTTGTTCATggcatttaaataattaatgttgacTTATTGGACATGTTGGGTGGGAATTGTTTAGAGTGTCGAGCAAGGTCTGACATTTTGCTTGTTGATTGAAGCTTGTTGGTGTGCATTGCTTTCACTAATCAAATGATGAACATGAGTCAGTAAGGCTTAGGAATTTGGGTCAGATGGTAAGGGAGGTAAGTTTAG
It includes:
- the LOC106753741 gene encoding omega-hydroxypalmitate O-feruloyl transferase-like, translated to MGTSCLKSASVVQDLKVTIHKTSTIFPSKEMEKKSFFLSNIDRVVNFDVDTLHFFAANKAFSFQKVAEKLKKALEDALVHYSFLAGRLRLNPETKRLEIDCNAKGAAFVVASSKHKLSEIGDLAYPNPAYAQLIHKSQDLPLCAVQLTSFDCGGFAMGFTTSHAAFDGLSFKTFLDNLAALAANKPLAVIPCHDRHLLAARSPPRVTFPNPELIKLDQSPTGIESSVFDASKEEVDFRILKLTSKDILSLKEKAKGSTNASNSGFNVITAHIWRCKALSAPYDPAGSSTVLFAVDIRSKLNPPLPEGFAGNAVLTAYASAKYEELEKGEFSRLVEMVKEGAERMSDEYARSFIDRGELRDGFPRGDVLVSSWWRLGFEKVEYPWGKPKYCCPLVHHRKDIILLIPPFGAGGDDGINIIVALPPKEMEKFETLFHMFLRSV